From the genome of Acidimicrobiales bacterium:
CCCTGACCCGAACCGGTGATGATGACCACCCGTCCGGCGACGCCGTGCCCGGTCATTCTCGGAGGATAGAGTCCCGCCGTGCAGTACGCACTGTATCTGCCCCAGCTGCGCATGTCGTTCGGGGCGATCGAGGAACGGGCGACCGCCGCCGAGGCGCTCGGCTTCCGTTCGGTGTGGCTGATGGATCATCTCGCCGCCCCGGCCATGCCGGAGGCCGACACCCTGGAGGCGTGGACGGTCGCCTCCGTCCTGGCGGCGCGCACGTCCCGGATCCGCATCGGGCACCTGGTGCTGTGCGACGCCTTTCGGCATCCCGCGCTGCTGGCCAAGATGGCGGCGACGCTCGACGTGCTCAGCGACGGACGCCTGGAGCTCGGCATCGGCTGGGGATCGGTCGAGCAGGAGCTGCGGGCCTACGGCGTCACCAACGACGGACCCGCGGTGCGCGCCGGCCGGCTGTCGGAGACCCTCGACATCCTGAGGCTCATGTTCAGCGGCCGCCGGTTCGACTACGAGGGCCAGTACTACCGCTTGGCGGACGCCATTGGCCGTCCGGTCCCGGCCCAGGGGCAGGTTCCCCTCCATGTCGGCGGTGCAGGTCCCCGCCTCACCCTGCCCCTGGTGGCCCGCCACGCCGACTGGTGGAACTGCCCGTCGTACGCAGTCGACCGGCTCGACGACCTCCGCCACCAGATCGGGCGGGCCCGGGTGTCGACCCAGCACCCCGTGGCGCTGGCTCCCAGCCGCCAGGCGCGCGACGAGGTGGTCGCCACCGCCCGACGACGCTTCGGGTCGTGGGGCGGGCTGCTCGCCGGGACGGCAGAAGAGGTCGCCACGGCCCTGGCCGCCGAGGCGGCCGC
Proteins encoded in this window:
- a CDS encoding LLM class flavin-dependent oxidoreductase yields the protein MQYALYLPQLRMSFGAIEERATAAEALGFRSVWLMDHLAAPAMPEADTLEAWTVASVLAARTSRIRIGHLVLCDAFRHPALLAKMAATLDVLSDGRLELGIGWGSVEQELRAYGVTNDGPAVRAGRLSETLDILRLMFSGRRFDYEGQYYRLADAIGRPVPAQGQVPLHVGGAGPRLTLPLVARHADWWNCPSYAVDRLDDLRHQIGRARVSTQHPVALAPSRQARDEVVATARRRFGSWGGLLAGTAEEVATALAAEAAAGVELCILQFSDFGAPETLARFASDVAPAIRDAPSPARR